One window of the Colias croceus chromosome 5, ilColCroc2.1 genome contains the following:
- the LOC123691752 gene encoding vesicle-associated membrane protein 7, protein MPILFSVVARGTVVLAKYATCAGNFTEVTEQILSKIPPHDDKLTYSHGNYLFHYIAENKLVYFCITDDKFQRSRAFLFLNEIKRRFTSVFGDTAQTAIPYAMNSEFARVLATEMKHYSESKDLETISRVHGELDELKNIMVKNIDNMAMRGEKLELLVNKADNLATSSVSYRTSARTLQRSLFWKNIKMYVIMALIFAFAIYLIGAMACGGLAWRSCVG, encoded by the exons ATGCCTATTTTATTCAGCGTAGTTGCTAGAGGCACAGTCGTTTTAGCCAAATATGCAACTTGTGCTGGAAACTTTACTGAGGTGACCGAACAGATTTTATCGAAAATTCCACCACATGATGACAAATTAACTTATTCTCATGGAAATTATCTCTTTCACTACATTGCTGAgaataaattagtttatttcTGCATTACCGATGAC AAATTTCAAAGATCGAGAGCGTTTCTTTTTCTCAATGAAATCAAAAGGAGGTTCACATCAGTGTTTGGGGACACTGCCCAGACAGCTATTCCATATGCCATGAACAGTGAATTTGCCAGAGTATTGGCTACAGAAATGAAACATTACAGCGAGTCCAAAGACCTAGAAACTATATCACGGGTCCACGGAGAATTGGATGAGTTGAAGAATATCATGGTTAAAAATATTG ACAATATGGCGATGCGAGGCGAGAAATTGGAACTTCTAGTAAACAAGGCTGACAATTTAGCAACCAGT TCCGTCTCGTATAGGACTTCGGCGAGGACCCTACAACGTTCACTgttttggaaaaatattaaaatgtacgtGATTATGGCGTTGATTTTTGCGTTCGCCATTTATTTGATCGGCGCGATGGCTTGCGGTGGACTTGCGTGGAGATCTTGTGTTGGTTAG